The Comamonas sp. lk genome contains the following window.
CTGCCCCTGGGCCAGCGCCTGGAGCAGCCACTGTGGATGGGCCGCCGCCCCACCCTGCCCGACAGCCGCCCGGTGATCGACGAAATGCCGGGCCGCCCCGGCCTGTGGCTGGCGTTTGGCCACCAGCACATAGGCTTTAGCACCGGACCGGGAACCGCCGCCCTGCTGGCCGCCCGCATGCTGGGCGATGCGCAGCTGCCGCTGGACCCCTACCCTTTCCGTGCCAGCCGCTTCCTGTAAGGCATTCAGAACAGTGAGCTTGAGGTCAAGTCGGCCTCTCGTCCAATGTAATCAAGCGCAGACAGCTATTGTATAAATAGCAAAAACACCCGAGCAGCCTATCGCTGACGGGTGTTTGTTCTGAAGCGGACGCCCGATTCTCAGCCAGCCTGATTGTCTGCCACCACCTCGGCCGTGGTGCGGCGGTCGATCTTGCGGCTCAGTACCACCGAGGTATAGGTCTGCTGAATGCCGTCGATCAGGCCAATGCGATCCAGCAAGGCATCGAGCTTTTCATTGCTTTCGCAACGCACAAACACCATGTAATCGTACTGGCCGCTGACGGCCGAGACTTCCTCCACCTCGGTAAAGCGGTTAAGCGCCTGCATGACGGAGGTTGCCGTCTTGGGCTGCACGCGGATGCCGCAGTAGGCGCGCACGGCCGATTGTTCCAGCCGCGAGCCCAGACGCACGCCATAGCCGGCAATCACGCCTTCCTGCTCCAGCTTGGCAATGCGCGCCACCACGGTGGTGCGCGCCAAATTCATCTGCCGCGCCAGATGCGCGGTCGAGGCGCGCGCATTGGTCTGCAGCAGGCGCAGCAGCTGACGGTCGGTTTCGTCCAAACGGTATTCCATGCTTACCCCATTCTCTTCATGCTGTGGTACGCGCAAAGCTTGCTGCTGCCGTACCTGATGCTGTTCTTGCTCTCATTCATGCGCTACACCTCTACGCCCGAGCCGGCGCATGGCTGCTACCCAGAATCCGGCCCAGAAAGCTGCGTGTCGCCTCCTGCTGCGGATCGTCTATCACCTGCGAGGGCGGCCCTGACTCCACCACCACGCCATCGCGCATGAAGATCACCTTGTCCGCCACTTCGCGGGCAAAAGCTATTTCGTGCGTGACCAAAATCATGGTCATACCTTCCTTGGCCAACGATTTGATGACACCTAGCACTTCGGCCACCAGTTCGGGGTCCAACGCCGAGGTCGCTTCGTCAAACAACATGACGGAAGGCTCCATGGCCAAAGCCCGTGCAATCGCCACGCGCTGCTTCTGGCCGCCAGACATTCTGTCAGGAACCATATCGGCACGGTCTGCCAAACCCACCTTGGCCAGTAGCTCGCGTGCCTTGGCCTCGGCTTCGTGCCGGTTTTTCCTGAGCACCGTCACCGGCCCTTCCATGACGTTTTGCAGCACCGTCATGTGGGGGAACAGATTGAAATGCTGAAACACCATGCCGGTGCGGGCTCTGTAGCCGGCCAGCACCTTGTCGCGCGGCAGTGCCGTGTTTTTGCCGCTGAAGGTGATGGATTGCTCACCCACGCGGATATCGCCGCCATCGGGCACGGTCAGCAGATTGACGCAGCGCAGCAGCGTGGATTTTCCCGAGCCCGAGGGGCCGATCAGCGCCACGACGGAGCCGCGCTCCACCGTCAGCGAAATATCTTTCAGAACGGCCAGATCGCCAAAGGATTTTTTGAGATTCTTAATCTCAATTACAGGAGCAGTCATCGCTTATGCCTCCTTGGCTTGAGAGCTGTTTTGCTCTATGCGCTTGGCCCACATGGTGGCCGGCAGCAGAATCACGAAATAAGCCACGGCGATGAAGGTATAGACCTCCAGCGGACGGTAGGTGTCATGCGCAATCACCTGGCCCTGATACAGCAGATCGGGCACGGCCAGCACAGACAGCAGCGAAGTATTCTTGAGCTGCATGATGGACTGGCTCATCAGCGGCGGCACCATGCGCTTGAAGGCCTGCGGCAAGATGATGCGGCGCATCAGCTGAAACTGCGTCATGCCAATGGCCTGAGCGGCCTCGGTCTGGCCCGCATCGATGGAGATCACGCCGCCGCGAATGATTTCGGAATAGAAGGCCCCGCCGTACAGCGACAGGCACAGCGCAGCCGCCACCGGGGCCGACATCTCGATGCCGGTGAGCACCGGCAGCGCGTAGTAAAACCACACCAGTTGCACCAGCACCGGCGTGCAACGGAACACTTCCACAAACGCACGCAGCGGCAAGGTGATCCATTTATGGCGCGACAGCCGCCCCAGACCCGCGACCAGGCCCACGGCCAGCCCACCCGCCACACAGATGGCGGTGAACAGCAGCGTATAGCCTATGCCCTGGATGAACAGGGTCCGATACTTCCACAACAGGGAAAAATCCCATTCGTACATTGCTACTCCTGAACGACTTGCGGCTGCCTTGCATGGCAGCCGCAGCAGGGACCGGGCAAGTCCCAGTCGGAATCTATGGGTCAGAGCTTAGAACTTGACTTGCTTGGGAAAGCTCTCGGGCTTGACGCCGGCCAGCTTTTCCATGTTCTTGACGATCACCGACTGCACCTCGCCCTTGGCGCGCACATCCAGCAGCCAGGTATTCACGGCTTTTTCAAAATCCTTGTTGCTGCTCTTGGGCAGGCCGATATGGGTGGATGAGGTGGCCACGGGCTCGGGCACAAACATGGCACCCACATCGGGGCGCTTGGCCAGCAGCGGCTGGGCCAGCAACACCATCAGAATCTGGCAATCGGCACGGCCGGTCTGCACGGCCATGGAGGCCGCGCCCGAGCTTTCCAGGCGTGCAATATTGGCCTTGGGCAAAGTCTTGGTAGCGAACTGATCCTGGTTGGATCCCACGTCCACCACGATCTTGACCTTGGGATCGTTCAACTGCTCCCAGGTCTTGACGGGGCCGTAGCCTTTTTTGCAGACCGCTGTGAGCGTGTTGTTGAACAGCATCTCCGAGAAATCCACCATTTCACGGCGCGCGGGCGTCGGGCCCATGCCGAACATCACGTCGATCTTGTTGGTCTGCAGATCCATTACCGAATTGCCCCAGGTGGTTTCCACCAGCTCCACCTTGGCGCCCAGCTTCTGGGCCAGACTGGTGGCGAAGTCAGGACCAAAGCCTTCCCATTTTTGCGACACCAGATCTTTGTGGAAATAAGGCGTGGCACCCGAAATCACCCCCACGCGCAGCGTCTTGGTACGCTCGACACGGGCCATGGAAGATTCCTGGGCCACGGCAGCCGTGCCAACACACAGGCTGGCAGCCAGGGCCACGGTCTGGAGAATCGAAGATTTGCTGGGCATACGCCGCTCCTGCTGGGTTCGGATCAACTTCGACTTAAATCGAACAATTATCGAAAGTAAGTCGAACAAAAGAGAGCCAGTCTATAAGCAGTTTGCAGGTGAAATTTCTTTGTTTTGACGATTCGACGCAATCATCGAATCATTTCGCAAGAAATTTAACGACATTTATTGACGTATCCGTAGTAACACTTAGGCAAAAAGCCAATCTGGCCTCTGCCACCTGCCTCAAATCGCCCGCGGCCATGGACAAAAGCCTGTCCGACTCGAAACAAACCGTCACGTCCACTCGACGAAGTATCAAACAGGCCTCAGATGCAGCACAGTTAAGCGCAGGCAGCTATCAATACCGAAGCACTGCAACTGAGCACCGCAAAAACGTCAGAGAAAACAGCGCGGCATCACGAAGCAAGGCGAATCTAGACATGCAGGATTTGCAGATATCTATTGCCTGCGCCCGGCGAATGCGAATTTCACCAGATCGAATCCGCGCAATGGATGGACCCGCGGATGGCGTATGACAAACCAAGCGGGAAAAAGGCAATGCAAAGCGCAACACAAAAGGCACAAAACAAAAAACCTGTTCACTTGCGTGAACAGGTTTTTATATCTTGGCAGGGGAAGAAGGATTCGAACCTTCGCATGCCGGAATCAAAATCCGGTGCCTTAACCAGCTTGGCGACTCCCCTACGATGGATCGAATTGTACAACGACTTTTCGCTATGAATTTCGAAGTTCGACAAAATTGTGCAATCGCACATAATTTTTAGCAAGACCGGTTGCCAGGCCCTCGAACGCTCGCAGGCTGCAGAGCCTATCAGCGGTATGGACCTGTGCTTGCCGCATGGCCCGCACCCGGATGGCGTGGCCGCTGATGCGCTGTACGGTCACAACAAATAGCACTGTGTCTTTCAGAATCCCTTGCACCCCTTTAGCCTCGCGAGTTTGGCCTTCACGCACTTTGGTATTCGCTTTGGCTCGTTTCCAGGCCCGCAAAGCCGCTGGCTTTGGCTATAGGCGATCTATAGGCGATCACGCCCTGACGGCATGAGACATGGGTTAGGCTGTGGGCTGCTCCATTCCCAAACTCATCCAAGCGCACGCAAAGCCTTCAACGCTGCATCGCACTTTTCTCTGCTGTTCATGTCTGATTCCTTGTCCTCACCCTCTTCGCTGCCTGTGCTGTATTCCTTTCGCCGCTGTCCTTATGCGATTCGTGCCCGTTTGGCGCTGGCGCATTCGGCCATGGCCTGCGAGTTGCGCGAGATCAATCTGAGAAACAAGCCACAGGCACTGCTGGATGCATCGGCCAAAGGCACGGTGCCGGTGCTGGTGAGTGCAGATGGAGCCGTGATCGATCAAAGCCTAGACATCATGCTGCATGCGCTTGCCGCCAACGATCCCGACGGCTGGCTCTCACCCACGCAAGGCGAGCTGAGCGAGATGCTGTCGCTGATCGCGCGCAATGACGGTTTTTTCAAGAAAGCGCTGGATCGCTGCAAATACCCCGAGCGCCACAGCGCCGAGGAAGTCAATCAGGCCCAGGCCGATGCACTGATCTGGCTCAGCGAGCTCAACGACCAGCTCGATCAGACCGGTTACCTGTTTGGTCTGCACCCTAGCCTGGCCGACATGGCTTTGCGCCCTTTTGTACGCCAGTACGCCCGCATCGAGCAGGCGCAGTGGGACGAGCAGCCCTGGCCGCATCTGCAGGACTGGCTGCAACGCTGGATAGACTCCGCCTTGTTTGCCGAAGTGATGGAAACCTATCCCGGCTGGATTCCCGGCACCACCGGCCCCACGTTTGCGAACAAAGGTGTTCAAGCCAGCGCTTGATCGAAATACATAGCTGAAAGCGGCCACTGGGTCTGCGCTTTGGCAGCTTTCAATGAAAACCCCGGCCGCTTGCGTTGCCGGGGTTTTGATTTTTTCGCGAATCACTTGCTGACCTGAACGTATCTCAAGGACAGAGCAGGCTGCGCATGGATTGCACGGTATCGCGCAGAAAGCTCCAGGTGGCGGCAATGCGCGGAATCTGGCGCGACTCCACGGGCATGCTCATCCAGAAAGTGCGGGTGAAGCAGGCCTGCTCCGGCAGCACGCGGCTCAGAACCGGGTCTTTGTCGGCCAGAAAAGCTGGCAGCACGGCCAGACCTGCTCCGGCTCTGACGGCCTCGTATTGGGCGGTAATGCTGGTGCTGCGCAAGGCAAAACGCTCGGGCTGGTGCAAAGTGTCCAGCAGCTGCAGCTCGCGGGTAAACAACATATCGTCCACATAGTGCACAAAGCTGTGGTGGCGCAGATCTTCGGTCCTGGCCACCAGGGGCTTGCGGGCCAGGTATTCGCGCTGTCCGTACAGATAAAGCCGGTAGTCGGCCAGCTTGGTAACCACCACCGAGCCGCGCTTGGGGCGCTCCAGCGAGATGACGATGTCGGCCTCGCGCCGCGACAGATGCAGCATGCGCGGCAGCGCCAGCAAATCGATGCTGAGCATGGGGTAGCGCTGAGTCAGGCGCGCCAGCTCCGAGGCCAGCAACTGCGTGCCAAAGCCTTCGGTAGCACCCACCCGCACCAGTCCGGCCGGGCCTTCGCTGTGCGAGGCCAGCGCCAGCGGGCCGCGCTCCAGCCCATCGACCGCGCTTTGCATGCTGTCGGCCACGGTCAACAGCTGGCGGCCGGCTTCCGTCAGTCGCCACTGCCCGCCGGCGCGTTCAAACAGCACGGCACCCAGCTGCTTTTCCAGCGCCTGAATGCGGCGCGACACCGTGGTGTGTTCCACGCCCAGGCGGCGCGCGGCAGCAGCCATGCTGCCGTTGCGGGCCAGCTCGCCAAAAAAACGCAGATGGTCCCAGTCCATGAGCCGGGCTTACTCGACGGCTGCTTTGGCCGCTTTGACCAGCTTGCCGGCACGGGCGCCAGACGCCTTGCCCGTCAAGGACTTCACGGCCTTGACTGCCGCCGTGCGCTTGCCTTCTGCGCTGCGCTCGGCCACGGCACTGGGGGCGCGAGCGAACTCGTCGTTTTCATGGATCAGCAGCGCAATCAGCTCCATGAACTGGGCACGCTTGTCATCGGGTAGCGGCTCTAGCATGCGGCGCTGGGCGCGCAACACGGCAGGCTCGGCCTGCTGCAGCAATTCGCGGCCCTCATCCGTCAGCGTCAGCTGGCGCACCCGCCTGTCCGTGGGGCTGGGATTGCGCAGCATCAGGCCACGCACTTCCAGCCGGTCGATCACGCTGCCAATGGTGGAAGTGTCAAAACCGATGTTGCGCGCCAGCGTGCGCTGATCCACACCCGGCTGACGCAGCACGGCCGACATGGCCGCGTATTGCACGGGCGTGACGCCAAAGGCCTCGACCTCCTCCATGAAGACAGCCACGGCGATCTGCTGCAGCCTGCGTATGTGATAGCCGGGATAGTTTTCCAGTTCTGCGGGTTGGTATTGCATGTCTTGTTCTGTGTGGCTGCGGTGCGCAGAGGAATGTTCTCATGAATTCGGGCCGATTCAGACCGCGCATTCGACCACCGGGTTTACCCCAGAAACTTTTGAGATAAATAAAAACTACACTGATCGTCAGCACACTGTTTATTTATCTTCCGCGACCACTAGCCACCCGGCTTTTGGCGATGACGCAGACCTAGACGGGCCTGGTTTGCATCAGCACCGAGTGGAAAGCGGCACCAGAAAGAAGCGAAACCATGACGACTCCTTGCTCATCAACTCTTCCCGTCCTGGTGGCCGGCGGCGGCATTGGCGGCGTGGCGGCAGCCCTGTCGCTGGCCCGTCTGGGCTATGCCGTCAAGGTGCTGGAGCAGTCGCCCGAGCTGGGCGAAATCGGCGCCGGCATTCAGCTGGGTCCCAATGCTTTTGCCGCCTTCGATGCGCTGGGCATTGGCGAGCTGGCCCGCAGCCGCGCCGTCTATACCGACGAGATGGTCATGCACGACGCACTGGACGAGCGCCTGGTAGGACGCATCCCCACGGACGCAGCCTTTCGCCAGCGCTTTGGCAATCCCTATGCCGTGATTCACCGCGCCGACATTCACCGCTCGCTGCTAGAGGGTGCACAGGCCCATGGCAATATCGAAACCCTGACGGGAACACGCATTGAGCGCGTGGAGCAAAACGGCGAAACCGTCACCGTCTACGACCAGCATGGTGTGGCCCACGTCGGCCAGGCACTGATTGGCGCCGACGGCGTCAAATCCGTGGTGCGCCAGCAATATGTTGGCGATGCAGCCCGCGTTTCCGGCCATGTGGTGTACCGCGCCGTGGTCGAAAAAAACGACTTTCCCCAGGATCTGCGCTGGAATGCGGCCAGCATCTGGGTCGGCCCCAACTACCACCTTGTGCACTACCCGCTGCGCGGCGGCGAGCAATACAACGTGGTCGTCACCTTTCACAGCCGCGAGGCCGAGGAATGGGGCGTGCGCGAAGGCAGCCGCGAAGAAGTGCAAAGCTATTTCCAGGATTGCTGCCCGCTTGCACGCCAGCTGATCGACTTGCCCAAGAGCTGGAAACGCTGGGCCACGGCCGACCGCGAACCCATTGACCAATGGACTTTCGGCCGCACAACCTTGCTGGGCGATGCCGCCCACCCCACACTGCAATACATAGCCCAGGGCGCTTGCATGGCGCTCGAAGACGCCGTCACACTAGGCCGGGCCCTCAAGCACTGCGAGCACGACTGGCCTGCAGCGCTACAGCTTTATGAGCGCTCACGCATTGCCCGTACGGCGCGTGTGGTGCTTTCGGCGCGAGAGATGGGCCGTATCTTCCACGCCAAGGGAGTGGAGCGTCTGGTGCGCAACGATTTGTGGAAGGGGCGGTCGCCAGAGCGTTT
Protein-coding sequences here:
- a CDS encoding glutathione S-transferase, producing the protein MSDSLSSPSSLPVLYSFRRCPYAIRARLALAHSAMACELREINLRNKPQALLDASAKGTVPVLVSADGAVIDQSLDIMLHALAANDPDGWLSPTQGELSEMLSLIARNDGFFKKALDRCKYPERHSAEEVNQAQADALIWLSELNDQLDQTGYLFGLHPSLADMALRPFVRQYARIEQAQWDEQPWPHLQDWLQRWIDSALFAEVMETYPGWIPGTTGPTFANKGVQASA
- a CDS encoding 3-hydroxybenzoate 6-monooxygenase — translated: MTTPCSSTLPVLVAGGGIGGVAAALSLARLGYAVKVLEQSPELGEIGAGIQLGPNAFAAFDALGIGELARSRAVYTDEMVMHDALDERLVGRIPTDAAFRQRFGNPYAVIHRADIHRSLLEGAQAHGNIETLTGTRIERVEQNGETVTVYDQHGVAHVGQALIGADGVKSVVRQQYVGDAARVSGHVVYRAVVEKNDFPQDLRWNAASIWVGPNYHLVHYPLRGGEQYNVVVTFHSREAEEWGVREGSREEVQSYFQDCCPLARQLIDLPKSWKRWATADREPIDQWTFGRTTLLGDAAHPTLQYIAQGACMALEDAVTLGRALKHCEHDWPAALQLYERSRIARTARVVLSAREMGRIFHAKGVERLVRNDLWKGRSPERFYDAMEWLYGWTAETCLAKD
- a CDS encoding amino acid ABC transporter ATP-binding protein gives rise to the protein MTAPVIEIKNLKKSFGDLAVLKDISLTVERGSVVALIGPSGSGKSTLLRCVNLLTVPDGGDIRVGEQSITFSGKNTALPRDKVLAGYRARTGMVFQHFNLFPHMTVLQNVMEGPVTVLRKNRHEAEAKARELLAKVGLADRADMVPDRMSGGQKQRVAIARALAMEPSVMLFDEATSALDPELVAEVLGVIKSLAKEGMTMILVTHEIAFAREVADKVIFMRDGVVVESGPPSQVIDDPQQEATRSFLGRILGSSHAPARA
- a CDS encoding amino acid ABC transporter permease, translating into MYEWDFSLLWKYRTLFIQGIGYTLLFTAICVAGGLAVGLVAGLGRLSRHKWITLPLRAFVEVFRCTPVLVQLVWFYYALPVLTGIEMSAPVAAALCLSLYGGAFYSEIIRGGVISIDAGQTEAAQAIGMTQFQLMRRIILPQAFKRMVPPLMSQSIMQLKNTSLLSVLAVPDLLYQGQVIAHDTYRPLEVYTFIAVAYFVILLPATMWAKRIEQNSSQAKEA
- a CDS encoding Lrp/AsnC family transcriptional regulator — encoded protein: MEYRLDETDRQLLRLLQTNARASTAHLARQMNLARTTVVARIAKLEQEGVIAGYGVRLGSRLEQSAVRAYCGIRVQPKTATSVMQALNRFTEVEEVSAVSGQYDYMVFVRCESNEKLDALLDRIGLIDGIQQTYTSVVLSRKIDRRTTAEVVADNQAG
- a CDS encoding LysR family transcriptional regulator encodes the protein MDWDHLRFFGELARNGSMAAAARRLGVEHTTVSRRIQALEKQLGAVLFERAGGQWRLTEAGRQLLTVADSMQSAVDGLERGPLALASHSEGPAGLVRVGATEGFGTQLLASELARLTQRYPMLSIDLLALPRMLHLSRREADIVISLERPKRGSVVVTKLADYRLYLYGQREYLARKPLVARTEDLRHHSFVHYVDDMLFTRELQLLDTLHQPERFALRSTSITAQYEAVRAGAGLAVLPAFLADKDPVLSRVLPEQACFTRTFWMSMPVESRQIPRIAATWSFLRDTVQSMRSLLCP
- a CDS encoding MarR family transcriptional regulator, whose amino-acid sequence is MQYQPAELENYPGYHIRRLQQIAVAVFMEEVEAFGVTPVQYAAMSAVLRQPGVDQRTLARNIGFDTSTIGSVIDRLEVRGLMLRNPSPTDRRVRQLTLTDEGRELLQQAEPAVLRAQRRMLEPLPDDKRAQFMELIALLIHENDEFARAPSAVAERSAEGKRTAAVKAVKSLTGKASGARAGKLVKAAKAAVE
- a CDS encoding transporter substrate-binding domain-containing protein, whose protein sequence is MPSKSSILQTVALAASLCVGTAAVAQESSMARVERTKTLRVGVISGATPYFHKDLVSQKWEGFGPDFATSLAQKLGAKVELVETTWGNSVMDLQTNKIDVMFGMGPTPARREMVDFSEMLFNNTLTAVCKKGYGPVKTWEQLNDPKVKIVVDVGSNQDQFATKTLPKANIARLESSGAASMAVQTGRADCQILMVLLAQPLLAKRPDVGAMFVPEPVATSSTHIGLPKSSNKDFEKAVNTWLLDVRAKGEVQSVIVKNMEKLAGVKPESFPKQVKF